The following are encoded together in the Phaseolus vulgaris cultivar G19833 chromosome 9, P. vulgaris v2.0, whole genome shotgun sequence genome:
- the LOC137822989 gene encoding probable LRR receptor-like serine/threonine-protein kinase At3g47570, whose protein sequence is MINIPLLLLSSFLFHHFHAISCNTNTDTDVLLSFKSQVTDPKNALSGWSAHSNHCNWYGVTCTKVGNRIQSLNLPGLSLSAKLSPHLSNLTFLQSLDLSNNNFHGQIPKDFAHLSLLSVIRLPSNNLSGTLPPQLGHLHRLKFLDFSVNKITGQIPQSFGNLSSLENLSLAGNGLEGEIPTELGNLANLSVLQLSVNNFSGKFPTSIFNISSLVFLSVTGNHLTGKLPQNLGHFLPNLENLILATNMFEGVIPNSISNASHLRQIDLANNKFTGSIPLFYNLKNLTRLSLGNNSLSSTTSSNFQFFNSLRNSTQLQILMINDNHLAGDLPSSVANLSRNLQQICVANNFLTGTIPQGMNKFQNLISFSFEINYFVGELPQELGALNNLQNLRIDSNRFSGEIPDIFGNLTNLNTLAMGNNQLSGRIHQSIGQCTRLSTLDLGMNRLGGTIPKEIFQPSGLRILYLAGNSLQGPLPPKVGTMKQLETMNISDNEMSGNIPVEIGECFGLKWLMMSRNKFNGSIPTKIGNLASLETLDLSLNSLTGAIPESLEKLEYIQKLNLSFNHLEGEVPDKGLFTNLTKFDLRGNNQLCSVNKEIVQNLGVLLCVVGKKKRKILLPTILAVVGTTALFISMLFLFWTMKKKRKERKTSVSSEPFRGFPQNITYGDIRIATDNFAAENLIGKGAFASVYKGVFSFSAGETVTLAVKVLDLQQSKASKSFNAECEALKNVRHRNLVKVITSCSSLDYNGEEFKALVMQFMPNGNLDMKIHPGDEEPGSILTLMQRLSIAIDVASAVEYLHHDCHPPIAHCDLKPANVLLDENMTARVVDFGLARFLCQNTSEKQSSTLALKGSIGYIAPEYGFGSKASTEGDVYSFGILVLEMFTGKRPTDEMFKEGLSLRKFVSAMDENEVVMMGGDRRLIEDYGYSTQSSISDDHSSGFDSNTHCMLKAEECIADVIRVGLSCTAYQPKDRWSMREALSKLQAINHSMLPF, encoded by the exons ATGATCAACATTCCACTTCTCTTGCTCTCTTCTTTCCTATTTCATCATTTCCATGCCATCTCATGCAACACTAACACAGACACAGATGTCCTTCTTTCTTTCAAATCTCAAGTCACTGACCCAAAAAATGCTCTCTCTGGGTGGTCTGCACACTCCAACCACTGCAACTGGTATGGTGTCACATGCACCAAAGTGGGAAATAGGATCCAATCTCTCAATCTACCAGGACTTTCTCTCTCTGCCAAACTATCTCCTCACCTTTCCAACCTCACTTTCCTACAATCACTTGACCTTTCCAACAACAACTTTCATGGCCAAATTCCCAAAGACTTTGCCCATCTCTCACTTCTCAGTGTCATTAGATTACCTTCAAACAATCTCAGTGGTACACTTCCACCACAGCTAGGCCATCTCCACCGTCTAAAATTTTTGGACTTTTCAGTCAATAAAATCACAGGTCAGATTCCTCAATCATTTGGCAATCTATCTTCTCTTGAGAATCTTTCCTTGGCAGGGAACGGTTTGGAGGGTGAGATTCCAACTGAACTTGGTAATCTTGCCAATCTTTCCGTTCTTCAATTGTCAGTAAACAATTTCTCTGGCAAGTTTCCCACTTCTATCTTCAACATTTCTTCATTAGTCTTTTTATCCGTGACTGGCAACCATCTTACGGGTAAGTTACCACAAAATCTTGGCCATTTTCTTCCAAATTTAGAAAATCTAATCCTTGCAACCAATATGTTTGAAGGGGTAATTCCGAATTCCATATCCAATGCCTCACATCTTCGACAGATTGACCTTGCTAACAATAAATTTACTGGATCCATACCTCTATTCTACAACTTAAAAAACCTTACCCGCCTCAGTCTTGGTAATAATAGTCTCTCTTCCACAACCTCTTCAAATTTCCAGTTCTTTAATTCCCTTAGAAACTCCACCCAGTTACAAATTCTCATGATCAATGATAACCATTTGGCTGGGGACCTTCCAAGCTCTGTTGCTAATCTTTCCCGGAATCTCCAACAAATCTGTGTAgctaataattttcttactgGTACCATTCCTCAAGGAATGAACAAATTCCAAAATCTCATATCCTTTTCTTTTGAAATCAATTATTTCGTTGGAGAGTTACCACAAGAATTAGGGGCACTAAATAATCTACAGAATCTTAGGATAGACAGCAACAGATTCTCTGGGGAAATTCCAGACATTTTTGGCAATCTCACAAATCTGAATACCCTTGCAATGGGCAATAACCAGCTCTCGGGTAGAATTCACCAAAGTATTGGACAATGCACGAGATTAAGTACTCTTGACTTGGGAATGAATAGACTTGGTGGGACCATACCGAAGGAGATTTTTCAGCCTTCTGGCTTAAGAATCTTGTATTTAGCAGGAAACTCTTTGCAGGGTCCGCTTCCTCCTAAGGTCGGCACCATGAAACAGCTTGAGACCATGAATATTTCTGACAACGAGATGTCAGGGAACATTCCTGTGGAAATAGGAGAGTGTTTTGGTTTGAAGTGGCTAATGATGTCAAGAAACAAATTCAATGGTTCAATCCCAACTAAAATTGGGAATTTAGCATCCCTTGAGACTTTGGATTTATCATTAAACAGTCTCACTGGTGCTATTCCTGAAAGTTTAGAAAAGCTCGAGTATATACAGAAATTAAATTTGTCTTTCAACCATTTGGAAGGGGAGGTTCCTGATAAAGGTCTTTTTACGAACCTTACCAAATTTGATCTTCGAGGTAACAATCAACTCTGTAGCGTTAACAAGGAAATTGTGCAAAATTTGGGAGTACTCCTGTGTGTTGttggaaaaaagaaaagaaaaatcttaCTCCCTACCATACTTGCAGTAGTTGGAACCACTGCTTTGTTCATTTCAATGCTCTTTCTGTTTTGgacaatgaagaagaaaagaaaggagaGGAAAACCAGTGTGTCATCTGAACCTTTCCGGGGGTTCCCTCAAAATATAACTTATGGTGACATTCGGATAGCTACAGACAATTTTGCAGCTGAAAACTTAATTGGAAAAGGAGCTTTTGCCTCTGTGTACAAGGGTGTGTTCAGCTTCAGCGCTGGTGAAACCGTCACCCTTGCTGTCAAAGTCCTGGACCTGCAACAAAGCAAAGCGTCTAAGAGTTTCAATGCGGAATGTGAAGCTTTGAAAAATGTTAGGCATCGGAACCTGGTGAAGGTTATCACTTCTTGCTCCAGCCTTGATTATAATGGGGAGGAATTTAAGGCCCTTGTCATGCAATTCATGCCCAATGGAAACTTGGACATGAAAATACACCCAGGAGATGAAGAGCCAGGATCCATTCTAACCTTGATGCAAAGATTGAGCATTGCCATTGATGTTGCTTCTGCTGTGGAGTACTTGCACCATGATTGTCATCCACCAATAGCTCATTGTGATCTGAAACCTGCCAATGTCCTTCTAGATGAAAACATGACTGCCCGTGTTGTAGATTTTGGATTGGCAAGGTTTCTGTGTCAAAACACATCAGAGAAGCAGAGTAGCACTCTAGCACTGAAAGGATCAATTGGCTACATTGCCCCAG AATATGGTTTTGGAAGCAAGGCTTCAACTGAGGGCGATGTGTACAGTTTTGGGATCCTAGTGCTAGAGATGTTCACAGGAAAAAGACCAACTGATGAAATGTTCAAGGAAGGATTAAGCCTCAGGAAATTTGTCTCAGCTATGGATGAGAATGAAGTAGTGATGATGGGTGGTGATAGAAGGCTGATTGAGGATTATGGATATTCAACACAAAGCTCAATCAGTGATGATCATAGCAGTGGCTTTGACAGCAACACACATTGTATGCTTAAAGCTGAGGAGTGCATCGCTGATGTGATAAGAGTTGGTCTGAGTTGCACAGCTTATCAACCCAAAGACCGATGGAGCATGAGAGAGGCCTTATCAAAATTGCAAGCTATCAACCACTCTATGCTGCCTTTTTGA